A genomic region of Hirundo rustica isolate bHirRus1 chromosome 12, bHirRus1.pri.v3, whole genome shotgun sequence contains the following coding sequences:
- the LOC131378634 gene encoding uncharacterized protein LOC131378634 has product MRQMLKEMLQGQPVRQGHNVLKARFPGGSSGSKAAPSAGREAMPRTVTGDLDPNLLHLEKLVKQGLRILALGEDEPVDEDDPVDEGDLDSQPISITEPLEDAEGVAAGRTFPALLVDTAHKPSSHGRDPLRRKEMCIGDSGALEEPKHLDQILSEPETQHDAAGTTAHADNTWNNMRRAFCWGPQCLIKIMAIVAAGSLFLITGCAGIWYCWKRKWHILEEKLNASDWFSDLYSLKSYSSSSEPD; this is encoded by the exons ATGCGGCAAATGCtgaaggaaatgctgcaggGACAACCAG tgAGGCAAGGACACAATGTGCTGAAGGCGAGGTTTCCCGGAGGAAGCAGTGGCTCAAAGGCAGCCCCCAGTGCAGGAAGGGAGGCCATGCCACGCACAGTCACAGGAG ATTTGGACCCCAACTTGCTTCATTTGGAAAAGCTGGTAAAGCAAGGATTAAGGATCTTGGCGCTTGGTGAAG ATGAACCTGTTGATGAAGATGATCCTGTTGATGAAGGTGATCTGGATTCCCAACCCATATCCATTACTGAGCCTCTGGAAGATGCTGAGG gtgtggctgcagggagaacttttccagctcttttggTGGATACTGcacacaagcccagctcccatggcaggg ATCccctgagaaggaaggaaatgtgtaTAGGAGATAGTGGGGCCCTGGAGGAACCCAAACATCTGGACCAAATTCTGAGTGAACCGGAGACACAGCATG ATGCAGCCGGCACCACAGCACATGCTGACAATACTTGGAACAACATGAGAAGAGCTTTCTGCTGGGGACCACAGTGTTTGATTAAGATAATGGCCATTGTGGCTGCTGGGTCACTTTTCCTGATCACGGGCTGTGCCGGAATCTGGTAttgctggaagagaaaatg gcaCATCCTTGAAGAAAAGCTGAACGCTAGTGACTGGTTCAGTGACCTCTACAGCCTGAAGagctacagcagcagctctgagcctgACTAG